In one Oryza glaberrima chromosome 2, OglaRS2, whole genome shotgun sequence genomic region, the following are encoded:
- the LOC127762597 gene encoding putative cyclin-F2-1: MEMTAGERPLPDYMTTVQRGRIDPWTRASLVAWMEGITRGHAGLAAGTLHRAVAYVDRYLSVRPLEAVSHRLLALLGATAVFVAAKYEGDLPEERLSAGDAAAAGGLAIARSEVLDRELDLLDALGYRLGRPTAHTFADHFLARYGNSGGDAVHAVAHHLADLTLLDRRSLRIPPSVVAASAVYLARYAATTLADAGLPPPLPWEDDGLEAVTGYSVVYLARCMEEMYDVHEMASSWPGYDEMKSRFAIDYLLLPRRLVVPLFLM, encoded by the coding sequence ATGGAGATGACCGCCGGTGAGCGGCCGTTGCCGGACTACATGACCACGGTGCAGCGCGGCCGGATCGACCCGTGGACGCGCGCGTCGCTTGTGGCGTGGATGGAGGGGATCACCCGGGGgcacgccggcctcgccgccggcacgctccaccgcgccgtcgcctacGTCGACCGCTACCTGTCGGTGAGGCCCCTGGAGGCGGTGAGCCACCGCCTGCTCGCGCTGCTCGGCGCCACGGCCGTCTTCGTCGCGGCCAAGTACGAGGGCGACCTCCCCGAGGAGAGGCTgagcgccggcgacgccgccgccgccggcgggctcGCCATCGCCAGGAGCGAGGTGCTCGACAGGGAGCTCGACCTGCTCGACGCGCTCGGGTACAGGCTGGGCCGCCCCACCGCGCACACCTTCGCCGACCACTTCCTCGCCAGGTACGGCAactccggcggcgacgccgtgcaCGCCGTGGCGCACCACCTCGCCGACCTCACGCTGCTCGACCGCCGGAGCCTGAGGATCCCGCCGTCCgtcgtggcggcgtcggcggtgtaCCTCGCGCGGTACGCGGCCACCACCCTGGCAGATgccggcctgccgccgccgctgccgtgggAGGACGACGGGCTGGAGGCGGTGACGGGATACAGCGTCGTGTACCTGGCACGCTGCATGGAGGAGATGTACGACGTGCATGAGATGGCGTCATCGTGGCCGGGTTACGACGAGATGAAGAGCAGATTCGCCATTGACTACCTGTTGCTTCCTCGCAGACTTGTGGTGCCCTTGTTCTTAATGTGA
- the LOC127764797 gene encoding glucose-6-phosphate 1-dehydrogenase, cytoplasmic isoform-like, translated as MSGGSGDSSPASGRASFSSLSDLKDLELSSESGCLSIVVLGASGDLAKKKTFPALFHLFQQGFLQSGEVHIFGYARSNISDDGLRERIRGYLKGASDEHISQFLQLIKYVSGSYNSGEGFESLNNAISENETSKNNKPGSSRRLFYLALPPSVYPSVCKMIRSYCMNPSSHSGWTRVIVEKPFGKDLESAEELSAQLGELFNEQQLYRIDHYLGKELVQNLLVLRFANRLFLPLWNRDNIANVQIVFREDFGTEGRGGYFDQYGIIRDIIQNHLLQVFCLVAMEKPVSLKPEHIRDEKVKVLQSVTPIKHDEVVLGQYDGYKDDSTVPDDSNTPTFASLVLRVNNERWEGVPFILKAGKALNNRKAEIRVQFKDAPGDIFKCKKQGRNEFVIRLQPSEAMYMKLTVKKPGLEMATEQSELDLSYGLRYQDVKIPEAYERLILDTIRGDQQHFVRRDELKAAWEIFTPLLHDIDDGKVKALPYKPGTRGPPEADELSKRMGYVQTHGYVWIPPTLSKF; from the exons ATGTCAGGAGGATCTGGTGATTCTTCCCCAGCATCAGGGCGGGCTAGCTTCAGTTCTTTGTCAGATTTGAAGGACCTAGAACTGTCTTCAGAGTCTGGTTGCTTGTCCATTGTGGTCCTAGGTGCTTCTGGAGATCTTGCTAAGAAGAAAACATTCCCAGCGCTGTTTCACCTATTTCAGCAG GGATTTCTACAATCTGGAGAAGTCCATATATTTGGGTATGCAAGATCAAATATTTCGGATGATGGATTAAGAGAACGCATTCGTGG ATACCTCAAAGGAGCTTCAGATgaacatatttcacaatttttgcaaTTA ATTAAATATGTTAGTGGTTCCTACAATAGCGGGGAAGGATTTGAATCATTAAATAACGCCATTTCAGAGAATGAAACTTCGAAGAACAACAAACCAGGAAGCTCACGTAGACTATTTTATTTGGCATTGCCTCCATCAGTCTACCCCTCAGTATGCAAAATGATAAGATCATACTGCATGAATCCAT CTTCTCATTCTGGCTGGACAAGGGTTATTGTTGAAAAGCCCTTTGGGAAGGACTTGGAGTCTGCAGAGGAACTCAGTGCCCAACTTGGAGAGCTGTTTAATGAACAACAGCTGTACAGAATTGACCACTATTTAGGAAAAGAATTGGTCCAAAATCTG CTTGTGCTTCGCTTTGCAAACCGTTTGTTCCTACCTCTCTGGAATCGTGATAACATTGCTAATGTACAG ATTGTATTCAGAGAGGACTTTGGGACTGAAGGACGTGGAGGGTACTTTGATCAATATGG CATCATTCGCGATATCATTCAGAACCATTTGTTGCAg GTCTTCTGTTTGGTGGCTATGGAAAAGCCTGTCTCTCTTAAGCCTGAGCACATAAGAGATGAAAAAGTCAAG GTTCTTCAGTCAGTGACACCTATAAAGCATGATGAGGTGGTCCTTGGGCAATATGATGGCTACAAGGATGACTCTACGGTACCAGATGACTCCAACACACCTACTTTTGCATCTCTTGTATTGAGGGTAAACAATGAAAGATGGGAAG GAGTTCCTTTCATTCTCAAGGCTGGCAAAGCACTGAACAATAGGAAAGCAGAGATACGTGTGCAGTTCAAGGATGCTCCTGGTGACATTTTTAAAT GCAAGAAGCAAGGAAGGAATGAATTCGTTATACGGTTGCAGCCATCGGAAGCCATGTATATGAAATTAACT GTCAAGAAACCCGGACTAGAAATGGCAACCGAACAAAGTGAGCTGGATCTGTCATATGGGCTACGCTACCAAGACGTGAAGATCCCAGAAGCGTATGAACGCCTCATCCTGGATAC GATAAGAGGGGATCAGCAGCACTTTGTTCGCCGAGACGAACTGAAG GCTGCATGGGAGATCTTCACTCCGCTGCTGCACGACATCGACGACGGCAAGGTGAAGGCCCTGCCGTACAAGCCGGGAACCCGGGGACCCCCAGAGGCCGACGAGCTGAGCAAGAGGATGGGCTACGTGCAGACCCATGGCTATGTTTGGATACCTCCAACCCTTTCAAAATTCTAG
- the LOC127761086 gene encoding cytosolic Fe-S cluster assembly factor NBP35-like yields MENGGGGGGKSDVPADANEHCPGTQSEDAGKADACAGCPNQQICATAPKGPDPDLVGIVERMATVKHKILVLSGKGGVGKSTFSAQLSFALAEMDCQVGLLDIDICGPSIPKMLGLEGQDIHQSNLGWSPVYVESNLGVMSIGFMLPNPDDAVIWRGPRKNGLIKQFLKDVDWGEIDYLVVDAPPGTSDEHISIVQYLQATGIDGAIIVTTPQQVSLIDVRKEINFCKKVGVPILGVVENMSGLRQSLSDFRFVKPGDAGETDATEWALNYIKERAPELLTMVACSEVFDSSKGGAEKMCNEMGVPFLGKVPMDPQLCKAAEEGRSCFVDQKCSASAPALKSIVKKLIKNQD; encoded by the exons atggagaacggcggcggcggcggcggcaagagcgATGTCCCGGCGGACGCGAACGAGC ATTGCCCTGGGACGCAGTCGGAGGACGCGGGGAAGGCGGACGCCTGCGCCGGATGCCCCAACCAGCAGATTTGCGCCACCGCCCCCAAGGGCCCTGATCCTG ACTTGGTTGGTATTGTTGAACGGATGGCTACAGTAAAACATAAGATACTGGTTCTATCTGGGAAAGGAGGTGTAGGAAAGAGTACATTTTCTGCCCAGCTCTCATTTGCCCTTGCTGAAATGGATTGCCAGGTTGGCCTTCTCGATATCGATATATGTGGCCCTAGCATCCCAAAAATGTTAGGCCTTGAAGGCCAGGATATTCATCAAAGCAACCTTGGTTGGTCACCGGTCTATGTGGAGTCCAACCTTGGTGTCATGTCGATTGGTTTCATGCTACCCAACCCAGATgatgctgttatatggagagGCCCTCGCAAGAATGGACTCATCAAACAGTTCTTGAAGGATGTCGATTGGGGGGAAATTGACTATCTCGTGGTGGATGCTCCTCCAGGAACATCTGATGAACACATCTCAATTGTACAGTACCTGCAAGCCACAGGAATTGATGGTGCGATAATCGTGACGACTCCCCAGCAGGTCTCTCTAATAGATGTGCGGAAGGAAATAAATTTTTGCAAGAAGGTCGGTGTGCCAATCTTAGGTGTTGTGGAGAACATGAGTGGCTTGAGGCAGTCTCTCTCGGATTTCAGATTCGTGAAGCCAGGTGATGCAGGCGAGACGGATGCTACGGAATGGGCACTGAACTATATCAAGGAGAGAGCTCCCGAGCTTTTGACAATGGTTGCATGCAGCGAGGTGTTTGATAGCAGCAAGGGTGGTGCGGAGAAAATGTGCAATGAAATGGGAGTACCTTTCCTTGGTAAGGTGCCAATGGATCCACAGCTTTGCAAGGCAGCCGAGGAAGGGAGGTCATGCTTCGTCGATCAGAAGTGCAGTGCTAGTGCACCAGCTCTTAAAAGCATAGTCAAGAAGCTGATCAAGAATCAAGATTGA